From Arachis hypogaea cultivar Tifrunner chromosome 3, arahy.Tifrunner.gnm2.J5K5, whole genome shotgun sequence:
CCTATGCCACCCATTCCACAAATTCCTACAACTCGAACATCATCCTCTGAGTCCAAAACTAGAAGCTTTTCTAGTTCTTGCACAGGGGAGTGAATTCCAACTATATCATTAGATACACTTGATGATGGTTTGAGACTCAATCTGTTGGTTACCGCTTTGACAATTTTTTCAATCTCAGCGGATTGTGACCtaaaaagatcaagagaaaaaaagaagTGGAAAACTCAAAATCCTCACATAAGACAGCACAAGAAAATCTATATATAAAAGTGGATGATCCTGCAACCATAATTGTTCATTGAAATATTTGAAATGTCTTAATTAATGTTAAGAGTAGACAGCAAAACATAGAACTGGTTACTCACTTATCCTTCAAATCCCAGCCAGAGAGATTGGCTACTTGTGTTAGAGCTCCCCTCCATCTTTGCACTTGCTCCATCATCTCTGTATCACCTTTGAATCTTTCTTCATGTTCCACAAAGGCTTCTTCATAGTTTCCACTTTGCTTTCTGACCTCAGATGGACTCACATCACAGAAAACAGGCAGAACACGGTGTCCCGGGACTTGAATGCAATCAGCTATCTTTGCTAGTTCTTGCAAGCACCATGTGGAGGAAGCATAATTCATTGAGAAGACCACAATCAGAACCTGTGATGCTTCAATAGCTTCCAGAAGCTCTTCTGATATAAGTCCTCCTTTCTTGAGCTTAGTATCATCCCTGAAGGCAACTATGCCGTGTCTGCGGAGAGCAGCATAAAGATGATCGGTGAAGTTGTTGCGAGTTTCGCCTCTGAAACTCACAAACACATCATATTTCCAGTTCTTCCTATGAGACAAGGTGCTCTGGATTCTCATGCAATCCATTGTGTAGTGAATATACTGTGTGCACTGTGAATATACAATGCAATATAGATTAGATTTTATAGAAATGAGATGCATACTGAGGACAGGGTATATATATTAAAGTCAATGGACGTGTTTTGGATAATTGATAGCAAGTTCAGTTGAAAATTATGCATTGAAGATTTGAAGCATTGAGTAGTTTATTATGAACAAAACAAATCACTTTCAAGTGGCTCAATAACGTGTTAACCTTTCTTAAATTCCAATTTGACGCGCATTCtttcaatcatttttctccaaatCTATGTCATGATTTGCTAAGCATTTTCTGAATGGCACGCACTAATCTTTTGAATGATACATGTTTGGTTTATTGATCTTAGCAGGGGTcttcttctcattttctttttatgaCTCAGAGAGATGGATGACTAACGAAATTGACGAGTATTTGCATGGAAGAATCTCATGTACATCAATTGTAACTTGGTAACATGTCTGGTCTCTAAGATTAAAAAACCATTTCAGGTACAgcaaaaaataatcatttttgtttatttatttaaataaaagtacCCTGAAAATTGTGGTAACGCTCGGAATgagttatttgattttgtttgtgAGATACTAATTGGCAAGCTGGCAATAAAGTAATGGAACTTGACAGTAGCAGTAGTTGACACTATTTAAAAGCAGAAGAGCTCTCTCTAACATACATGTGCCTTCAAACATGGCCGCATCcatgctttctctttctcctctcctcttcttcttcctcttcttggtcTCATCTGCGATTTCTCATTCCAGAGCAACAAACGCTTCGGATTTCAGAATCGTCGAAGCAACCGTTGAGGAAATCCAAGCTGCGTTCTCTCGCAACGACCTAACCTCGACTCAACTCGTTGACTTGTACCTGCAGCGGATCCAGAAACTCGATCCGGTGCTCCGCGCCGTACTGGAAGTGAATCCGGACGCACGCGATCAGGCCGAGCAGGCGGATCGGGAGAGAAGAGGCGGGGAGGTGGTTGGGGCGCTGCATGGGATTCCGGTGATGCTGAAGGACAGCATTGGGAGCCGGGACAAGATGAACACGACGGCAGGGTCGTATGCGCTGCTGGGTTCGAAAGTAGCACGTGACGCGCACGTGACAATGAAGCTGAGGGAGGCTGGTGCGGTGATTCTGGGGAAAGCTAGTCTGTCCGAGTGGTACAGTTGTCGGTCTCCGGAAGCGCCGGAGAATTGGTGCGCACGAGGTGGATATGCCACTGTTAGTACTCTGCTCTTTATCCCTctccttttcttattttaattttattttacttttctcgAAACTTTCTTGTTTTTCAAGTAAGCCCGAATATTTAGCAACTTTTTGTTTTtgcatattttaattaaaaacaaatttattaCACTAATTTTTCAAGTACTTAGGActgacaattttttaaaaaaaatgatatttaagATATAAGGTTTTAATTTagtagttatattttttaaaaaattacaaactaAAAGGTTATTTAATGATGCAGAAGCATAACAATTATATACGTATTTGATTAATTTAAGTAAGTATAAAATTTCaacctttttttaattaaaggCAGCAGtataaacattttattttattatactatATTAACTCATTTTAAATCAAAACTGCTAGTAAGAGTTCAATAAACGTAAAATGGAAACAAAAATTATAGACTAGTGTTAAAAACTAAAAATGTAGTCCTGTTATATTCTGTTGAATGGACGTCAATGATTGGCCATGATAAGAATcctatatattctattttttccATTTTGGGGTAAACTAATGTTAAAGATATTTGATTATGCTCCCAAGATATGTTAAACtaaggttgaaattttttttacgaTCAATGTTTAAGGCAATTGCGCTATGGTTGCTTTGATTTAAACCAGCATATCTATCTGCAGTTCTCTGCAGTTCAGGTTCAGGATAAGATCATTTCAGTGGGGACAAAAATGTAGTCATAATTTATGTCTTAATGTAATGAGCAGAATCCTTATGTGGAGGAGGGACGTACATGCGGATCTAGCTTTGGATCCGCCATTTCAGTGGCCACCAACATGGTTGCAGTTTCTCTGGGGACTGAAACCGATGGCTCTATTATCTGCCCAGCTGACCGCAGCTCAGTTGTGGGGATCAAACCCACCGTTGGACTCACCAGCAGGGCTGGTGTCATACCGATTTCGCCTCGTCAAGATTCAATTGGGTAACAAATTGCTTCATGTCTCAACAAATGTCTTGGTAACTCATCTCTTTCTTGTATGAGCaaacaataaacatgaaaaagaATGAGTTATCATATCACTAGTCTTTTTATGTCTGAAAATGTGTGTTTTTGCACAGGCCAATATGCAGGACAGTTGCAGATGCAGTTCATGTTCTTGATGCCATTGTTGGGTTTGATCCCAGAGACTATAATGCTACAAAGTCAGCAGCTATGTTTATACCTCAAGGTGGTTACAAGCAGTTCCTCAGGAAAGAAGGCCTCAAAGGAAAGAAACTTGGTGTTGTTAGGAATCCATTTTTCACTCCTTATAATGGATCCAACGTCATTTCTACCTTTGAGAATCATCTTAACATTTTCAGGTAAATATAGAATGCATAACACACCCACACACACAAGTGATTGATCATATTTTACATTAACACCGATGTTGTGGTGGTTTTCGCAAATCTAAGGCAAAGAGGTGCGACGGTGATAGATAATTTGGAAATAGAGAATTCAAGCATCATTCTTGACCCTTTCCAAAGTGGTGAGACATTAGCAATGCTGGCAGAGTTCAAGTCATCCATCAATGAGTATCTGCAAGAACTGGTTTATTCTCCTGTGAGGTCGCTGGCTGAGATTATTGAATTCAACATCAAGCACCCTGATTTAGTAAGTGTGTAGTATGATTTTTACACAGACAATAGCATTGAAAGGCCATTGAGTTTTAAAGCATCAAAATATAGACCAACTTGATGTTGGTTTAGAATGCTTAGTTTGATTTGGCATTAATGAACTGTTTTTGCTTTATTTCTTTTGTAGGAAAAGACAAATGAGTATGGGCAGGATTTGTTTATTGCATCAGAAATGACAAATGGCATTCCTCCAATTGAGGCATTGGAGATGATGGAGCAATTATCACAAAATGGGTTTGAGAAATTGATGAAGGAGAATGAATTGGATGCATTGGTGACTATTGGATCTGATGCTGCCACGGTTCTAGCAATTGGAGGGTACCCTGCAATCACTGTTCCAGCTGGATATGATAGCAAGGGAATGCCATTTGGAGTGTGTTTTGGAGGGCTAAAGGGAACAGAGCCAAAACTCATTGAGATTGCTTATGGCTTTGAACAAGCTACTAAGGCAAGGAAGCCTCCCCCTACTTTTCATCTACTCAAGACACTATTTGAAgattaattcttgttttcatatgTTTAGATCTGATTAATTGTAATTCAGCTTCAGCAGCATGTTTTTAGTTATAGGATGCTCAAGTGATTCAACTAACACTTCCATCTAATGTGAattgtaatttaatttaaatataccaAACTGCATGATTTAGAACACTGCACAAAAATGAGTTTGTTAATTAATGGTGGGGATACAAGAGTGTTACAACTAATCGACATACATgcagaaagaaacaaaaaatatggcATTGCTCTACCAAGAATCTTGAGGATGATTTATCCCTTAATTGGGTCCAAAATGTTTAAACAAATCACTGCATGTACATTATATTGTACCTTCTGTCTCATTTCAATAAATTAATTGCCAACTAAAGATGAAGATACCAACTTcagtaatgaaaaataaaaaatacattatattACCCACTCTTAAATGCCGGCAAAGGAAATGAACTAGTCAAAATTTTGTAACAAGAGCAACTATGGTCCTGAACTTATAAAAACATATGTCTTCCAAAGTTCAATATTTGAATCTACTCCCGAATATTCTGACCATGGCCGGATAATTAAGCAAAATTCCACATAACTAACAACCTAGTGCTTTATTTATTTCCATGAACTCTAAACAACTAAAAATAGTTGAAACATATTATTCAAGTACAATTTCTTAATTAAATTTGCAGTTTTAAGCTTATACTATAAGTAACGGTGTAACTAAACAATGGTCATTCATGCAAACAACTTATCACTTGAATGTATAATCATTTGACTCAGTGCTGAGTTTCATGGCTACCATAATGTCACTAATTATGTCTATACTCTCGTTCATGTTGATCATTCTTTTGAGATTATCAGAAGGGTCATACACCATAAAAGAACAACAATTCTCTATCAAAGAAGCAACCATAAGTGAGATTCAACTTGCATTCAGGCAAAACAAACTCACCTCAAGGAAGTTGGTTGAGTTTTATATAGAAGAAATCAAAAGGCTGAACCCAACTCTTAAGGGGGTCATAGAGGTAAACCCAGATGCATTGTCCCAAGCTGATAAAGCTGACTGCGACCGAAAAACTAAGTCACCGACAAGTTTGCCTGCGCTGCACGGTATTCCAGTTCTGCTCAAGGATAACATTGGAACCAAGGATAAGCTGAATACTACAGCTGGATCTTTTGCTTTGCTTGGTTCTGTGGTACCTCGTGATGCTGGTGTGGTGTCGAAACTAAGGAGAGCCGGGGCAATCATATTGGGGAAGGCCAGCTTGAGTGAATGGGCTGCCTTCAGGTCTACAAAGGCTCCTAATGGTTTTAGTGCAAGAGGTGGCCAAGGAAAGGTTAGTCATAGCACTTGTAGCATGAAAAAGTTGCAATATGTTATAAGAGTTTTAAGAAATTTCCTTAGCAAAACATTTTACTTTTCAGATTGAATAGGAATGCTGACATATTGACATTATTAATATCATTTTTGTGTAATGTTCAGAATCCATATGTTTTATCTGCTGATCCATGTGGGTCTAGTAGTGGATCAGCAATATCAACAGCTGCTAATTTGGTGACAGTAGCACTTGGAACTGAGACTGATGGGTCAATTTTATGTCCATCAAGTGCCAATTCAGTTGTAGGCATCAAACCAACAGTTGGTCTCACTAGCCGGGATCAAGTCATCCCGGTTTCGCCTAGACAAGATACTGTTGGGTAAGAACAATTGTTGCATGTGATGGTTAAGATTATGATCTCTTGAATTGAAGCAACCACTCAGAGCATTAGCTTGTTACAATTCATTATATTATTCTCTTTGTTTCAAGATCGTAGGCACATTACTTGACAATTATGAATTTGTGTTTGAACTTGTTGCCAGGGCCATTAGTAGGACAGTATCTGATGCTGTCTTTGTTCTTGATGTAATTTCTGGGATTGATTACAATGATCCAGCAACTACAACTTGGTCTAAGTATATTCCTCAAGGTGGATTCAAACAATTTCTTAATCAAAATGGGCTCAGAGGGAAGAGACTTGGAATAGTAAGGAACCCATTCTTTGGCCTTTTAGCCTCTGATGTGGTTCAACACTTTGAGAAGCATTTTCAGACCTTAaggtaaaaattaatataagctttaaatgtttaattttcaaaatatttcattttctcaATCAGTACACCTACCTAATGAAAATGTATATATAACATGAAAATTGAAGACATCAAGGAGCAGTTGTGGTAGATAATCTCCAGATAACCAATATCAATGATATCTTAAATGTGACCAAAAGTGGTGAGGCAGTAGCActtgctgctgagttcaaactaTCCTTGAATTCATATCTCAAGAACTTGGAGGTTTCGCCGGTGAGATCCTTGGCGGATGTTATAGCCTTTAACCAAAAGAATGCAGATCTGGTATGTATAATCAAATGTTTCCTTCATTGACAAAACTTGATTAATTTTATGCAGAACATCAAAGTTCACAATGATTAACTCTTGTATTCAAATAATTACTATTTAGGAAAAGATCAATGAGTTTGGCCAAGACATCTTCTTGTTAGCCCAAACAACAAATGGAATAGGCGCGACAGAGAAGGCGACACTGGCCAATCTAGCAAGACTATCAAGAGAAGGCTTTGAGAAATTGATGAGTGATTATAAACTTGATGCATTGGTAACACCTGGTTCAAGTGTTGCACCTGTGCTTGCTATTGGAGGATTCCCAGGAATAAATGTGCCTGCAGGGTATGATAGTAAAGGTGTCCCATTTGGAATAAACTTTGGTGGTTTGAAAGGATCAGAATCAAAGCTAATTGAGATTGCATATGGATTTGAACAAGCAACTAAAGTCAGAAAGCCCCCTCCAGTTTAACTTGCAAGAACAAGACAATTAACTGTTGAAGTTCTTCAATACTTTGTCATACATGTTGTCAATTGCCTCATGAATTATACTGTTGTATAACTATAATGTCTTCTTGTGGTCCTATTTGAGCAAATTTACGTGTAATAATGAATCTTAGCTTCTTCACTAAAGGGAGTGTTGTTTGGTTATCTTTCTTAATACAACTATTCTTTAGctaattcaaattctaaaaaaaaaaaaaaaaacaataattctTTGCTACTTAGCCCAACTAATGAGGTTCTTAACCATGATCTTTCGAGATTGCCCATTGTACTTCTTTCTTAAATATTAAGATTGCTGGATTTTTATAGGCCTCTATAGGTCTTTACTCGTATATCATATTGGTTTAGGTTATTTATGGGGACAATGAATAAACACCATTAatgctaaaataatatttttcatttaaaggAAACTAATAAACACTTTCCACTTTTGCCAATAcaacattttaatttatttcatgaaTATAAATATTGCGAGCTATTGGTATTATGAGGTGAAGAGTTGGCGCTATACATCCTCTATGGGTTTAAATGTTCCAAATCTGTCTTAAATACCCTACGGTACCCATAACTCTTCACTTCTACTACTTATTCTGGATAACGAGtcaatgcaaccaattcaataccATCAAGATCAGAAGCTCCTTCTTTTAAAACACTTACATAATTATTAATGAAAACTTCCCTCAATAAAAACATTAGCAACATATGATCAAATTCAGTTGTGATCCAATCTGGGGCAATGGAACAAACGGCCTTATCTGGATTACGACAAAAACCACAACCAAATAGAATAGGAGGATATTCAGTTGGAGCATCATGCACAACAAATGCCACACAACAAGCAATGCCAATCCAATTATTGTCATCCACAATGGGAGATGGATCCACCTTCATTGAATTACCTGTATTCTGTTTGTTGAACCACCTTGGAATTTCAGTTCCTGGAATAATAACTTTAATGGAGCATCTGGGGAAAGAGCATTGCATGTTCACCTGCCACATACAAATTAGGTATGTATAACAGCATAAGTTCATACCATACAGAGACAAAGCAAAATGGCAAAACAAAGGAGGACTAAAACTCACTACCAAAATTATCAGATAAAATAATGCGAACTGATGTTCAAAAAATATGATGTGgtatattaaaaatcaaaactTGGTAATGACATACGTAGCCATATCAGGTGTACTAATGGCTTTTGAGGGTTAAGGAATAAGCAAATAGCTTATCATCCAAACCcatatacaaataaattaatttctctACAATGTTAATATTTTCTTCTATGAAAAGATACAACTTAACTATTTTTGTCTCTCCCCAAGAAACTCATTTCCTACAGAGTCATTCAACTAATCACGATGCACTTGATCCTTCATATTCTCGCCTAATGATCTCCATCACGAGCTCATTCCAGGTATCCACGGGGCCTGGCATGCACCAATGCAAGCAATCCTGCGGTGGTGGCCTTCCATCCGGTCCACGCTTTGTGATCTTATTTGGATCAGTGCTCCTGTATGGACCAGGATGGCCATCATGCCTGTACTGAAAAACTTCAGTGATATCCATTAACTTCAACCTTGATGCATTTGTTGCATTCTGCATAGCACGGTTGAAACCATTAACCTGTTGTGCATGCATGACATTTGTGAATTCGTTTTCCACCAGTTTGCCCGGACCAAGAGGCTTCACCTTCCCCGTGCATGATCCACCCGTGTTCCAGGCACCACCCTCGTAGTGATCCGGCGAGTAAGAGCGCACAATTGTAAGCCCCTTGTAATTTGGATGCGCAAGAATGGAAGTAAGAATCGTTTCAACAGATATACCGTATGCTTGAATACTATTAATCTTCATTTTGTCCCGATGAGACTTGGGCGGCGACCACAACTGCCCGCCCACAATCTCGTTGTTTAAAATGTACACAGACTTCTTGGCAAACCAATGACCGGAAGAAAGAACAACCACATCAAACATTGGGAGGAATTCCATCAACTTCTCATCCGGAGCATCAAGATGGAGCTTATCCACACCAGCCTCGGCATAATCAAATGGCTCAGGATAATGTTTGACAAGCCACGAAGACCACATCCGCGCAATCATTACAGATGTGGACCTGAAATAATATCGTTGCATGTTACGATTTCCCCGATTCTTCGGTACCTCTACCTGAAAGTATCGTTTTATAAGTTAGCCTTCTCACTATGCAAAATGAATGCACATTATCATGGACCCTGCAAAAACAAGCACGCATATAATGTACGTATGCAAGTATAAAGTAAATTCTATGCAAGGAAACCGTTGAATTTGATCATGAACATAGCATGGTGCAGGTGCAGGTGCAGCTCAAATGCCACACGAAGACAATTCTTGTCCTAGTAGCCAGAAAGATACTTAAAATTAAGCACCCGTAATATGTGATAGATAACTGACTTCCTCAGATAATCCAGATCAATTAATATCCGTAAACTATGTTCAAAGGCTGATAGTAACATCACATCAGCTTAGCAGTTATATGACGGAATTGGTTCAGATCATCAAAATCAAATCAGGAGTTTATTCTGTTCACTAATGGTTCTTGATCACAATGACCACAGCACATGAAACTACTAGAGAGGATTTTCAGGGGACCCACTACTCTCTTAATCTTTCCTCACTCCATTACATGGCTGATTTTACCCCAGTGTCTTTTccctcctatttatactaaatccTAACTAATCAAACTCCCCATCACAAGGCCAAGTTCATCATCCCTTAGGTTTCTTTAAAGGATTATTGAGGTTCTTccttgaaacagaattcctttttCTATTCCATGTCTTTAATTTGCTGTCTTATGAAGTGGACAAACTACGGTTTGTTATGTGTTTCTCGGGCTCGGCCAACCTTATATATCATAAATCTAATATACTAATATCAAAAGCAACCATGATAAAATAGAATGACAAATTCGCAAAACATTGAATTTCCCTGTTACCTAGGAATCATTTAATTTTCCATTCAACGCAGATACACAAGTTAAAAAGAAATAACCTGCCACAGAATACACAGCAATGATTCCATCTGGTTTCTTGCAACTGAATCTCCAATGAATGCCAAGGTCTTCCCTCTCATCAACTCCAAAAATTTCTTTGGATCAAATCTTGGGAGGTCGCACTGAGATGGCTTCCAGCGCCAATTCTCATAATCCTTGTCAGGCCTCCCATTAGCCTGACAATTTTGCATCTGTGTAATTACTGGGCATGTATCATTTCTATATAATGGTCCCAATGGATCGTGTATCCAGCTTCCATGGTACAAATCGCACTCTACAGAATCCAATCAGAAAAACCAATTAAACATCACCAAAGGTATACATAGTATTTCGAAccaaaattattttgggaaaaaaaaGGCTATATGACAGTCACAGTTTTGGTAATAAGATACAAATACTAGTTTTATTATCCTATCTCAACCTAAAAGATATCTAATAATTTTCACAAATCTATTGATTAACTCATAATTTATAATAGAAACAAAGATCAAACTAAAAGAGCGCTTACTATGAAATCATACTAGCATCAAGTTATACAAGTAAAAGCAAGGAATCTAATTTCAAGCCTTCATTATAGGAGTCatagaaatatataaatagtaaGATTGCTACAGCCATCTTATTATACagggaaaagaaaaaattgcTTTTCTGGCTATACTATTTCATCTCTTTCTCCCCACCGAAACCTATACTCTATGATAGAAAAACTTTAATGTGTGAGGCTGTATGTAGTACATATGTTGAATACTAAATCTATATTCCCCTCATTAAGTTAAGTGGACACATAATAAACAAGTATTACACATAAATCACTTCATAAGCATGCTCCAactcataataataaaattaaactaataatgaAATTATTGCTCCAATGTGTTCCCAAAAGAggcgaagaaaaagaaacaatttTATGTTGTAATTGATTATATAAATCAAAGAGTAATACAATAAAACAATATGATTATCACAACTGCAACCTGGATTAGCTGAACCAGCAGAAGATGCGCTATCTCGCTTCTCTATTGGCTCTGGAACTGCCTTTGATGTGGAATCACTAGATGACACGGGTTCCTCATCAGATGCACTGGACTGACTGGTCAAATCCACAGAGGCCAGTTCCTCATTTTTTACAATACTTGTATCATTACCAGCCACTGGCAAAGTTGCCGTCGAAACCATATCAACCTGTGAATCGAATTTAGAAGGCAATCTACTATTGACTGCATCCTTACTTCCATCAAATGAAGTTGAAGATTCTTGCGAATCAGAACCCGCTCTATCAGTAGATTCTATTTCATTCACCTCCTTGTTAACCGGAGATTGCTCTGATGTCTGCTCACTCAACCCTGCTTGTGAGTTTGAGTTACTATCAGCTTGTTCTATACTGCTACCACTAGATTGATCAGATGAAACCGTGGGAGAATCACCACTAGATTGATCAGATGAAACCGTGGGAGAATCTAGATCCAAAGATTGTTTATTATCAACAAGATCTGAACTTCTATTCAATTGAGCATCCTTAGAATTTTCATTTTTTGAAGGTACTgacacatctacctttgctgtaTTATCTACACCATAAAAATGACTATGAACAGTGGATCCAATAGGGTATGATACAAGTCCCCAAGAAGCATAAATTAAGAAAACTGCAAGTACTCCTACTGAAACTGCAATCCACGAAATCGGCTTTCGATTCGAAGGAATTATGGAAGAGCCTTTAGATGTAGTACTCCAAGCCATGCCTTTCATCAAACACCTCCAAGCTCTATACTAAAAACTGAAGCATGAAAGCTTTCAAGAAGACCATAGACAAAATACCTAAATTTTAATCCTGAAACACAATGTTCAAGTGATGGGAATCAGATTCAGGTAACTACTGCTTGATAATGAGGTCAAACCTCATGTGCAATCCTGCCATAACAACCAACACACAAACGGTAACAAATTCTGACTAAACATGcaacaagataagataattttcccttttttaaaaaaaggtcCAATTTTTCTCACAAAATTGGgattttcataataaaattaaaaggaaaagaaaaagtaatttTGATTAACGGTGAAGAAAGAGCAGGAACCTTTATGATGGTGGCAAGATTCAATGTGATGGGAATTCGGAAGCGGGAAATTAATGCTGCAAAGAAACGCGCAATTTGATAGAATTCTAAAGAATTGCGACCCTGTTTGATTTGATTAGGATGCGTGTGCGGTTGAGCTTGGAATGGAATGAAACGAAACcagatttgaaaaaaaagagaaaagataaaagaaagtgACAGAGGCTCACCTCAAAGTTCAAACTCAAATCCATGATTCACAATCAAGCTTTGTCGCTTGTGTAAACTtagtaattttcttttatttttcttctcccctcttcttcttcttcttttttttttttttttggccggctaaatatattttttgaattttgattttttttttcttcaaatttgaCACAATCAAAAAACGAACAAGAAATAGTTGTTGACTAGTGCCAATGACATAGGCATATAGCCATTGTCCTAATGTCCCATATGCACTATGTTAATTTTGGAGAATCAATACTTTATCATCTAcggtttgtttttttttacttttaaaaaatattgtattttttatgtttatattttttaaaaataatatatgcatATACTCTTTTAcgtaaaaagataattaaaaacatGCATTAAAACTcttaattattattcttattttatataatacatataagaatattgcttttttttatatgtataataatttACATAATCCCATAGCTTATAGCACCTACACATGTGTTGGGAATAAAACatcattcccccttgagaaaacacctttgacagagaaataaaatagacacaatcacaacacaagaatttaacgtggaaactccaattaccggagaaaaaaccacggtcgttgtcaaatgacaaccagagaatatcactatgtgaaaattgttacaacacatagatttctttctctctaacaccggcaccccagtacacccacactctctcaaagcaaatatctaattacacctcacaacactctttaatcaaagagtacagaggaaaagaaaaattagatacaagcttaaagtgtttccgactggtgcaaaaacaaatggagaacttagcc
This genomic window contains:
- the LOC112772039 gene encoding toll/interleukin-1 receptor-like protein produces the protein MDCMRIQSTLSHRKNWKYDVFVSFRGETRNNFTDHLYAALRRHGIVAFRDDTKLKKGGLISEELLEAIEASQVLIVVFSMNYASSTWCLQELAKIADCIQVPGHRVLPVFCDVSPSEVRKQSGNYEEAFVEHEERFKGDTEMMEQVQRWRGALTQVANLSGWDLKDKSQSAEIEKIVKAVTNRLSLKPSSSVSNDIVGIHSPVQELEKLLVLDSEDDVRVMM
- the LOC112789054 gene encoding probable amidase At4g34880, with amino-acid sequence MAASMLSLSPLLFFFLFLVSSAISHSRATNASDFRIVEATVEEIQAAFSRNDLTSTQLVDLYLQRIQKLDPVLRAVLEVNPDARDQAEQADRERRGGEVVGALHGIPVMLKDSIGSRDKMNTTAGSYALLGSKVARDAHVTMKLREAGAVILGKASLSEWYSCRSPEAPENWCARGGYATNPYVEEGRTCGSSFGSAISVATNMVAVSLGTETDGSIICPADRSSVVGIKPTVGLTSRAGVIPISPRQDSIGPICRTVADAVHVLDAIVGFDPRDYNATKSAAMFIPQGGYKQFLRKEGLKGKKLGVVRNPFFTPYNGSNVISTFENHLNIFRQRGATVIDNLEIENSSIILDPFQSGETLAMLAEFKSSINEYLQELVYSPVRSLAEIIEFNIKHPDLEKTNEYGQDLFIASEMTNGIPPIEALEMMEQLSQNGFEKLMKENELDALVTIGSDAATVLAIGGYPAITVPAGYDSKGMPFGVCFGGLKGTEPKLIEIAYGFEQATKARKPPPTFHLLKTLFED
- the LOC112789056 gene encoding probable amidase At4g34880 yields the protein MATIMSLIMSILSFMLIILLRLSEGSYTIKEQQFSIKEATISEIQLAFRQNKLTSRKLVEFYIEEIKRLNPTLKGVIEVNPDALSQADKADCDRKTKSPTSLPALHGIPVLLKDNIGTKDKLNTTAGSFALLGSVVPRDAGVVSKLRRAGAIILGKASLSEWAAFRSTKAPNGFSARGGQGKNPYVLSADPCGSSSGSAISTAANLVTVALGTETDGSILCPSSANSVVGIKPTVGLTSRDQVIPVSPRQDTVGAISRTVSDAVFVLDVISGIDYNDPATTTWSKYIPQGGFKQFLNQNGLRGKRLGIVRNPFFGLLASDVVQHFEKHFQTLRHQGAVVVDNLQITNINDILNVTKSGEAVALAAEFKLSLNSYLKNLEVSPVRSLADVIAFNQKNADLEKINEFGQDIFLLAQTTNGIGATEKATLANLARLSREGFEKLMSDYKLDALVTPGSSVAPVLAIGGFPGINVPAGYDSKGVPFGINFGGLKGSESKLIEIAYGFEQATKVRKPPPV
- the LOC112789052 gene encoding protein YLS7 — encoded protein: MKGMAWSTTSKGSSIIPSNRKPISWIAVSVGVLAVFLIYASWGLVSYPIGSTVHSHFYGVDNTAKVDVSVPSKNENSKDAQLNRSSDLVDNKQSLDLDSPTVSSDQSSGDSPTVSSDQSSGSSIEQADSNSNSQAGLSEQTSEQSPVNKEVNEIESTDRAGSDSQESSTSFDGSKDAVNSRLPSKFDSQVDMVSTATLPVAGNDTSIVKNEELASVDLTSQSSASDEEPVSSSDSTSKAVPEPIEKRDSASSAGSANPECDLYHGSWIHDPLGPLYRNDTCPVITQMQNCQANGRPDKDYENWRWKPSQCDLPRFDPKKFLELMRGKTLAFIGDSVARNQMESLLCILWQVEVPKNRGNRNMQRYYFRSTSVMIARMWSSWLVKHYPEPFDYAEAGVDKLHLDAPDEKLMEFLPMFDVVVLSSGHWFAKKSVYILNNEIVGGQLWSPPKSHRDKMKINSIQAYGISVETILTSILAHPNYKGLTIVRSYSPDHYEGGAWNTGGSCTGKVKPLGPGKLVENEFTNVMHAQQVNGFNRAMQNATNASRLKLMDITEVFQYRHDGHPGPYRSTDPNKITKRGPDGRPPPQDCLHWCMPGPVDTWNELVMEIIRREYEGSSAS